The proteins below are encoded in one region of Peribacillus muralis:
- a CDS encoding CBS domain-containing protein, giving the protein MLVKDFMIREVYVARPDFTLKEILRTLIENKVGGVPVVDEHDKLLGMVTDGDILRYLTPAEEAIKGYFTYITVIPGEELDEKVRSKMNDKASQIIKNKRITKLSPEDPLDEMIKVLSKHHFKKIPVVDKDDKVVGIISRGDALRALYKEFVHKLE; this is encoded by the coding sequence ATGTTAGTGAAGGATTTCATGATCCGGGAAGTATACGTTGCCCGTCCTGATTTTACCTTGAAGGAAATTTTGCGAACCTTGATCGAAAATAAAGTGGGCGGGGTCCCGGTCGTCGATGAACACGATAAGCTATTGGGAATGGTGACGGATGGGGATATCCTTCGTTATTTGACACCTGCAGAAGAAGCCATCAAGGGATATTTCACATATATCACAGTCATTCCAGGTGAGGAATTGGATGAAAAGGTCCGATCCAAAATGAACGATAAAGCCTCACAAATCATAAAAAATAAAAGGATCACAAAGCTGTCTCCGGAAGATCCTTTAGATGAAATGATAAAGGTGCTTTCCAAGCATCATTTCAAGAAAATCCCGGTCGTCGACAAAGATGATAAAGTCGTCGGCATCATCAGCAGGGGAGATGCACTGCGGGCCCTATATAAGGAATTCGTTCACAAGCTGGAATAG